Proteins encoded together in one Mus pahari chromosome 9, PAHARI_EIJ_v1.1, whole genome shotgun sequence window:
- the Rufy2 gene encoding RUN and FYVE domain-containing protein 2 isoform X4 — protein MASKDPTAVERANLLNMAKLSIKGLIESALSFGRTLDSDYPPLQQFFVVMEHCLKHGLKVRKSFLSYNKTIWGPLELVEKLYPEAEEIGASVRDLPGLKTPLGRARAWLRLALMQKKMADYLRCLIIQRELLSEFYEYHALMMEEEGAVIVGLLVGLNVIDANLCVKGEDLDSQVGVIDFSMYLKNEEEIGNKERNVQIAAILDQKNYVEELNRQLNSTVSSLHSRVDSLEKSNTKLIEELAIAKNNIIKLQEENHQLRSENELILMRTRQHLEVTKVDVETELQTYKHSRQGLDEMYNDARRQLRDESQLRQDVENELSVQVGMKHEMELAMKLLEKDIHEKQDTLIGLRQQLEEVKAINIEMYQKLQGSEDGLKEKNEIIARLEEKTNKITTAMRQLEQSSSLSFTQS, from the exons ATGG CTTCGAAGGACCCCACGGCCGTGGAGAGAGCCAATCTGTTAAACATGGCTAAACTGAGTATCAAAGGGCTCATTGAGTCTGCCCTGAGCTTCGGCCGCACCCTGGACTCCGACTACCCCCCTCTGCAGCAGTTCTTCGTGGTCATGGAACATTGTCTGAAACACGGCCTGAAAG tgagAAAATCATTTTTGAGTTATAACAAAACTATCTGGGGCCCTCTGGAACTGGTGGAGAAGCTGTACCCAGAAGCAGAGGAGATCGGAGCGAGTGTCCGGGACTTGCCTGGGCTTAA GACTCCCCTTGGCCGTGCTAGAGCGTGGCTCCGATTAGCCCTCATGCAGAAAAAAATGGCCGATTACCTGCGTTGCTTAATTATCCAGAGGGAGCTCCTAAG CGAGTTCTATGAGTACCACGCActgatgatggaggaggagggagccgTGATTGTCGGGCTGCTGGTCGGCCTGAATGTGATTGATGCCAATCTGTGTGTGAAGGGAGAGGACCTAGACTCCCAG GTTGGAGTGATTGATTTCTCCATGTATTTAAAGAATGAAGAAGAGATCGGAAATAAGGAAAG GAATGTTCAAATCGCCGCCATCTTAGACCAAAAGAATTATGTTGAAGAGCTAAACAGACAACTCAA CAGCACAGTCAGCAGCCTCCATTCAAGAGTGGACTCATTAGAGAAGTCAAACACTAAGCTGATCGAAGAG TTAGCAATAGCTAAGAATAATATCATAAAGCTCCAAGAAGAGAACCATCAATTGCGTAGTGAAAATGAGCTGATCTTAATGAGAACTCGGCAGCACCTGGAG GTTACCAAAGTGGATGTAGAAACGGAGCTTCAAACATACAAGCATTCCCGGCAAGGTCTAGACGAGATGTATAACGATGCCAGAAGGCAGCTTCGAGATGAGTCACAGCTCCGACAG gatgtggagaatgagctATCAGTACAAGTTGGCATGAAGCATGAGATGGAGCTGGCCATGAAGTTGTTGGAGAAAGACATTCACGAGAAACAAGACACTCTCATCGGCCTTCGGCAACAGCTGGAAGAAGTCAAAGCAATCAACATTGAGATGTATCAAAAGCTGCAG gGCTCTGAAGAtggcttgaaagaaaaaaatgaaataattgccCGACTAGAAGAAAAGACCAATAA